In Segatella copri, the DNA window TGTACCAACTGGTCGTGGTCCAAAGGCCATGAGTCGATGTGTGGGTCGATTTCGTGGTCGGTAGCAGCACCATAGAGAAATGCCTCGCTGCGCTCCCACTGAAGACGTGCGTTCTTGAATGCTTCGCAAGCAGCCTCAACATCTGCGTTAGTCAAGTTGCCAGCCTTTGCATTGGTGTAAAGCTTGGCGCAAGCCTCATGCAAGGTCTTGCAGTTGTCACGCAAGGCTTGGTATGTTGGATAAACTACATCGTTCACATAAGTGTTAGCTACAGCAGAAAGTTCTGCTGAAGGGACGATGTCGTTACCTGTTGATGGACCATCATTGTCATCACTACATGAAGCGAAACCCAATGAAAGTGTCATGGTTGCTACGAGCATCATGACGTTTTTGAATGTCTTTTTCATTTTGTTTTTTGTTTTTATTGTTCTGTTATAAATGTTTCTTGTTGTGCGATTAGAGGAAGAAACCCTCGTAAGCGATACCGATGTTGATGGCTGGCTCATCGTTGTATTTTGATTTCAAGAAGCGATGGTTGTACTCTGCTTTAACGCTGATCTGCTTCATTGGATAGTAGTTGATACCAGCTGCGAGAATCTTCTTGTTGGTCCACTGTGATATAGTGTTGTGTACAGATGAGTCATAGTACTCATAGTGACCGAATACATAGAGCTTCTGGTTGTTCTTTCGTAGAGATGAAATCTGTGAGAACACATTGTATCCTGCCTCTATCATGGTTGCTACAGCATGACTACCGAAGTACTTATTCTTGCCAGACTCATTTGGTTTTACCAATGAGGTGCCTGGGTAAGTGTGGTCGGAAATCTTGTCGGCATCACTTACGTAGCCATAGTCCACATTACCACGTACAATCCAGTTGTATTTATTATAGGTAAAGTCAAAAGCGCCTACATATACATTTCCCTTGATATCTTTATACACAGCATCGTAAGGAGTGGTGTTGCTCATGGCTTGTCCGTAGTAACCGCTCAAACCGATGCGAAGACCAGGGATAGTATAGTTGTCTACACGTACTGCTGCACCATACTTGTTGGCTACCTCAAATTCATAAGGGCTCTGTGTACCCCCCTGAATCCAGTTGCTACGGCTGAACTTGTATGCGTTCAAACCTGCCAAGAACTGAGCCTCGTAACGGAAGTCGCCAGACTTACCCCAGAAACTCAAACCTGTCTGATGCCAAGTGCAAGGGAGAATGGTGTTCTCACCCTCTGGACGATAAACAGTGAAGAAGTTCAATGGCTCATGATAAGCATTGGTCAAACCAACAGGCACAACGATATGACCCATCTTGATGTTGGCAAAATGACCGAAAGATTTCTGAATCCAGAACTGCTCCAGTTCAACTTCGCCACCTTTCTCCTGTTCCTGCTCGTACTCAATAGCCTCTTCTGCCTCATATTCGATAGAAGAACCTGTACCACCGTGCTCAAACTCAATCTCAGTACCCATGGTCCAACCCTTACCGAAGTCGTAACCCAAGTAGATGACTGCATGAGGAATGTCGAAACGACCATGTGAAGGAGCGTTCTTGTAAGCATTAGCGTTAGAGTAACGGTTACCTGCGTCGCTATAGAAGTTGCGGCTCATGGCAACCTCGCCATAACCACCCACGCTGAGGCGCTTGCCATTCGCGTGCTGCATCACGCTGTCAGCAGCCACAGTTTGTGCACTTGCTGTTGCCAAACCGGCAACGAGGGCAGCGGACATCAATCCAATTCTTAAACTGTTCATCTTTAATATTTTGAAATTATTGTTATCGTATAATCCTTAGTATAATAAAGAAAAGAGCGCGGATGTCTGTTTGCGGTCTCGACACTTTAGAGGCCTAGTATCTCCTTAAAGCCAATCTGACTTGATAAGGAATTACGCAGCTCTGCCGCTCGGGAATGGCAATCATCACCGCACTCTTTCTCGATTTCGGGTGCAAAGGTACGGAGTTTTAAAATATCTTGCAATACCTAAAAATCGGTAAACTGGCGCATCCCCATTTCTAGGTATTGCGAGTTTCGAAACTTTTTTGTATATTTGCAACCGAAATAGAAACATTATGAATGTTCTTGATACAAGGATGTTTTCATTTAAGGAGAAAGAAAGATGAAAAATCAGAAGATGTATGAAGCTGATGACAAGATGATCAGCATCATTAGAGACAATTATAACATTTTACAGAGCCTCGGCAGCTTCGGCATCAACCTGGGCTTTGGCGACAAGACTGTGCGTGAGGTTTGCGACGAGCAGAAGGTGGATACCTATACCTTCCTGTCCGTGGTAAACTTGACAATTAATGGTTACAAGGAGTATGACAATACCGACCGTTTGTCGTTGCCGACCCTATTGCATTATCTCAAGGCATCGCATGCCTATTACATAGATTTCCAGTTGCCGTTTATCCGTAAGGAACTGGTTGAAGCGCTGGACGAAAAGGATAATCTGGCACGCCTTATCCTCAAGCTTTATGATGACTATGCCCATAGCATTACCAATCACATGAAGTATGAGGAAAAGATGGTATTCCCTTATGTTCAGGCACTTATAGATGGTAATGCCAATGCAAACTTCGATATAGAGACCTTCTCGAAACACCATGCTCAGGTAGATATGAAGTTAAAGGAACTCAAGAGTATCATTATCAAGTATTTGCCTTCTGATGGCTTGCATAATAATCAGCTCAGCGCCACTCTTTATGATATATATAATAATGAGGAATGGCTGAAACATCATTCTGAGGTTGAGGAAGAAATCTTTATTCCTGCTGTAAGAAATGCAGAGCGTAAACTTAAGCAGAACGATGTGAGTGCCAAGATTTCGAGCATGATTAATCAGACTCCGATGAGTGACGAACAGTTGAGCGACCGTGAGAAAGATGTGATTGTTGCTTTGGTTCAGGGAATGACCAACAAGGAGATTGCTGACCACCTGTTTATCTCTATCAATACGGTCATTACGCATCGCAGAAACATCGCCCGAAAGCTTCAGATTCACTCTCCTGCAGGTCTTACAATTTATGCCATCGTGAACAATCTGGTTGATATTTCTACTGTAAAGCTGTAGTTTATCTGTGGAATATCAGTTTAAATAATGTTATTTTTCCTAAAATGATAGCGCCTTCCTCTCACATGAGGGGAAGGCGCTATCATTATATTTAGGTATGTAATGATTCTGCATCACTATTTATGGTGAAGGCTAGATCATATTGATGTCAACAAAACCATGCATCACAGCATAAATGGTGAGTGAAGACACACTTTTTAATCCCAGTTTTTCCTGTATTTTCTTGCGATGGGTAATCACTGTAGTCAGTCCGATACAGAGTTGGTCGGCTATCTCTTTGTTGATTTTCCCTTGTGCTACCAGAGATAATACCTCTATTTCTCTATCCGACAGAACTTTTTCCTGAGTGACAGGGGGCATGGCAGGGATATGTTCGCCATGAGGATGCCCGGAATGCTGCAGGTTGAGAAGCTCTTTTATCAGGTATCCTTCTGGTACATTGACGCAGAGACAATGAAATTCTGCAAGTTGCGAATTGGGATCGTTGCTGGGTGTTAGAACAATCACGTGGCGGTTCCTGTTGCCCTGTGTGAAGAAGTAACGGTGTTCCAGTACAATGTGCATAGATACAAAGCTATGAACAAAGTGGTCTGGATTGTTTGCCTCGTACTGACGGAACGAACCGAAGGTCGAGATTTTCATCATGGGCATCACCGACTCAAGCAGTTGTCTGAGTCCCATTGCGGCGAGTGTATTGCTCTCTACTATTGCCATTTCCAGCATCTGTTTGCCAGCCATGGCTTTCATCATTTCTTCATTCATCTCTGTTTGTTTTACTTCTGCTAGTGAAAGTTGGGTTATACTTATATCTTGTTTTTACAAGAATGGAGTGAGTACCTTTGCTGCAAACCATCCTTTGAATCTTTGCCAGCCCGTACGCCACTCTTTCCAGTTCTTCTCATTGAGTAAGAAACTGTCTTTCTTTTCTCCATCAAAGAGCTGTACCAGTTGTTGTGTAGTACAAGAATCCACAATCACTGCATTCTCTTCATAGTCCCAGCGCAAGCTTCGGGCATTGAGATTGGCACTGCCAACGGTACAGAACTTGCCGTCTACCATGATAATCTTGGTATGGTGGAAGCCTCGTGTATACATCCAAACATTGCATCCTGCCTTCATCAGTTTGTGGGCATTATAGAAACCGCAGTCAGGAGTCAGCGGAATATCGCTCTTGGTAGAGAGCATGATTTCTACCTTTACTCCTCTTTTCACAGCATTCTTCAATGCCTTTTTGAGTTTATGACTCAAGGTAAAGTAGGGGCTGATGATCTTGATGCTGTCCTGTGCATCATTGATGGCATTCACATAGAAATATCGGATGATATCCTTTGTAATATGCGGTTCGCGGTTGATGATGCCGACCATCTTTCTGTAGGCTGTTGCTGTCGTATCTGGCTTGAGATTCTCTACCAGATAATCCTTCTTCTTATATCTCCAGAACTCAGTGCTGTGCACATTCTGTCCGCTCACCTTATTCCACATTTTGAGAAATATCTTCTGCAGGGTATTCACCTCGCTTCCGTCGATGCGGCAGTGCATATCGTGCCATTCTCCTACAACCTTCGTACCTTTTATATAATAGTCGGCAACGTTCATACCGCCTGTGTAGGCAATCTGTCCGTCAATGATTACGATTTTACGGTGATCACGGTTGAAAATTGCATGTACCCATGGAAACTTCAGGGGCTTGTATTCATAAATCTCTATACCGTTGGCACGGATTTTCTTGAGATGTCTCTTTCGCAGAGGCTTATTGTTGGAAGAGTTTCCGAAACCATCATATAAGGCTCTCACCTTTACACCCTCCTTGACTTTCTGAGCTAGCAGGTCGAAGAGGAGGGAGGCGATGCTGTCGTTGCGAAAGTTGAAGTATTCCAGGTGTACACTATGTTTAGCCTGTCGGATTGCCTGGAACATATCATCAAACTTTTCCTGACCGTTCATCAGTAGGGTTACTGAGTTATCGTGAGAAAAACTCACACCTTTCCCACGAAGCTGATTTACGATCAGTGAATCGCTAGTCTGTGCGCTGCACAGCGAACAAGACAGCCATAATGTTGCTATTAATAAAAAATATCTCATCTTATCTATAACCGTGTTATCTATAAATCCGTGTAATCTGTGTTATCCGTGCCTAAAAAATTATACCATGCAGGCATAGTGATCTACAATGCCCTTTAAATGATTATCCTTGTCTACAACCAGTACCGTATGCACCTTATACTTGTGCATGATGCGCTGAATCTCCGAAATCTTCGTCTTCGGAGTCACCATTTTCGGAGTGGTGGTCATGATGTCGCTTACAGTCTTGTTGAAGAATTCTGCCTGCCATTTCTCCATGGCGCGTCGGATATCACCATCGGTAATAAGTCCGATAACGTGGTTGTCTTCATCCAATGAGATACCCAATCCCAGTTTGCCCTTGCTTACGTGGATGATAGCCTCGCCCAGATGCATTTCCTTAGGAATGATAG includes these proteins:
- a CDS encoding LuxR C-terminal-related transcriptional regulator, yielding MKNQKMYEADDKMISIIRDNYNILQSLGSFGINLGFGDKTVREVCDEQKVDTYTFLSVVNLTINGYKEYDNTDRLSLPTLLHYLKASHAYYIDFQLPFIRKELVEALDEKDNLARLILKLYDDYAHSITNHMKYEEKMVFPYVQALIDGNANANFDIETFSKHHAQVDMKLKELKSIIIKYLPSDGLHNNQLSATLYDIYNNEEWLKHHSEVEEEIFIPAVRNAERKLKQNDVSAKISSMINQTPMSDEQLSDREKDVIVALVQGMTNKEIADHLFISINTVITHRRNIARKLQIHSPAGLTIYAIVNNLVDISTVKL
- the cls gene encoding cardiolipin synthase, whose amino-acid sequence is MRYFLLIATLWLSCSLCSAQTSDSLIVNQLRGKGVSFSHDNSVTLLMNGQEKFDDMFQAIRQAKHSVHLEYFNFRNDSIASLLFDLLAQKVKEGVKVRALYDGFGNSSNNKPLRKRHLKKIRANGIEIYEYKPLKFPWVHAIFNRDHRKIVIIDGQIAYTGGMNVADYYIKGTKVVGEWHDMHCRIDGSEVNTLQKIFLKMWNKVSGQNVHSTEFWRYKKKDYLVENLKPDTTATAYRKMVGIINREPHITKDIIRYFYVNAINDAQDSIKIISPYFTLSHKLKKALKNAVKRGVKVEIMLSTKSDIPLTPDCGFYNAHKLMKAGCNVWMYTRGFHHTKIIMVDGKFCTVGSANLNARSLRWDYEENAVIVDSCTTQQLVQLFDGEKKDSFLLNEKNWKEWRTGWQRFKGWFAAKVLTPFL
- a CDS encoding response regulator transcription factor, which produces MNEEMMKAMAGKQMLEMAIVESNTLAAMGLRQLLESVMPMMKISTFGSFRQYEANNPDHFVHSFVSMHIVLEHRYFFTQGNRNRHVIVLTPSNDPNSQLAEFHCLCVNVPEGYLIKELLNLQHSGHPHGEHIPAMPPVTQEKVLSDREIEVLSLVAQGKINKEIADQLCIGLTTVITHRKKIQEKLGLKSVSSLTIYAVMHGFVDINMI